One part of the Verrucomicrobiales bacterium genome encodes these proteins:
- a CDS encoding molybdenum cofactor guanylyltransferase yields MPPRPLPRIGAVILAGGLSTRMGRDKSKLRLGQLTLTGILRRTCQEAGLAVRVVRRDAVPRCGPLGGIVTGLTRTRSDALVFLSCDMPLVSARLIRRLVREARRCQQSVFFTDEAGVGFPCLLWKSNLPLVEQQIRRSSLSLQALARALSTAQLRPTRQEQNQRLNVNTPSEWEAVRLRWIQKHR; encoded by the coding sequence ATGCCCCCTCGTCCCCTTCCCCGTATCGGCGCTGTCATTCTGGCGGGGGGCCTCAGCACGAGGATGGGACGGGACAAGTCGAAGCTGCGACTCGGACAGCTCACCCTGACTGGGATTCTGCGACGCACCTGTCAGGAGGCTGGCTTGGCCGTCCGGGTGGTCCGGCGCGACGCGGTGCCGCGCTGCGGTCCCTTGGGCGGCATAGTCACCGGACTCACGCGCACGCGTTCTGACGCGCTCGTGTTTCTTTCCTGCGACATGCCCTTGGTCAGCGCACGGCTGATTCGCCGTCTGGTCCGCGAGGCTCGACGCTGTCAGCAGTCCGTCTTTTTCACCGACGAAGCGGGCGTGGGCTTCCCCTGCTTGCTCTGGAAATCGAACCTTCCCCTGGTCGAGCAGCAGATCCGGCGATCCTCACTGAGTCTCCAAGCTCTCGCACGCGCCCTTTCAACTGCGCAGCTCCGGCCCACCCGCCAGGAACAGAACCAGCGCCTCAACGTCAACACTCCCTCCGAGTGGGAGGCTGTCCGTCTGAGGTGGATTCAGAAGCACCGGTGA